The Flammeovirga yaeyamensis genome segment ACTTCCCAAGCCATACCTGAACGAATCAGTTTTGCTTTACCTCCTGAAATTGGCATAGTGTAAATATCGCCAAGGAGATCGAATACAATAGTTTTTCCATCAGGGCTAACATCAAGATTTAACCAAGTTCCTTCGTCGGTTGTAAAGTTAATCTCTTTGGTATCTCTTTGAGGTTGATTGACATCCCATTTGTCTTCTTTATCTTGTCCTTGAACCAAAGAAAAGATAAACAGACTCCATAGGGTGAAGATAAAAGTATGTTTTTTAATCATGTTAGAAGTATTAAAATTGAATTGTGGTGAATTTCTATACTTCTTATTGGGTATCAAAAAATAAGCGTAGTGATTAGCTGACAATTAGAAAAATATAACATTTTCAAATCATCTTTATTTACTGTCTTGATCTTTATTTTGAGTCACTTTTTCTTCAGAGAATTTTTTATTCAGTTTATCATTTACCCAATAACCATTAATCACTTTATCCGATTCGACCAATTTACCTTTTCCGTTTTTCATTCCCTTTTTGAACATTCCAGAATAGTAAGTACCATCTTTTTCTATTAAAGTACCTTCGCCTTTAAAGAAGCCTTTAGAAAACATTCCGACATATTTTCGACCATCCTTGTAGTAGTAAACACCTTTTCCGTCAGGTTTTCCTTTAGAAAAGTTACCTCTGTATTCATCACCGTTCGAATAGGCAAGGTTGCCATTGCCATAAAGTTCGCCATCTACAAAATGTCCTTCGTAGCGACTGCCGTCTGCCCATAGCATGATACCGTTACCATCGAATTCATTTTTTTCGAAACTACCTTTGTAAACTGTGCCATTCTCCCAAGTAATTTTTCCATCACCCTCAAAATTTCCATTTAAGAATTCGCCTTCATACACTGAATGGGCATAAGTGAATTTACCTTTACCGTTAGGATAACCGTTTTTCCAAGTGCCTTCATAAACATCTTGGTTCTTGTAAATCATTTTACCAAATCCATCATCACAGTTTCCCGTGATGCATTGTGCAAATGATATATTTGAAATTAATACAAACAGAATTAGTATGGATAGTATGTTCTTCATGCGTGAATTACTTATTTAAGATAACTGGGTCACAATTAAAGAACATTATTCTCATGAAATATTAAAAAATGCTCACAATCGTTAAGGGATAGAAAGGTTTATTAACAGGTAGGTGATTTTTAATAGAACAATAGGAAGAACTGAATAAGACCGGCACAACCACCTAGGATAGCACCTACAACAATCAATATCCATTCATCTTCTTGAAAGGCAGGGCGAAGTAGTCCCTCGAAATCTTCGTAGGGTAGGTCTTCTATTTTTTGTTGAATTTTTCGCTGAAGATCAAATACTTTTTCTGCATATGGAAAAGCATCTCGAATACAGATATGAAACTCCGACATAAATGTGAAGTGTGCAATATTTTTGATGATGTCCAGATGTTTCTTTGTTAGTTTTTCGTCTATAAAACTATTAATAGGAAGTCGAATCTCATCATAAGTTTCATCGACTAATTCTGAAATTCTAAGTTTAAAGATTTCAGATAGTTTATCCTTGCCCGTATTTCTAAGGGTATATCGAAATATACGTTCAATGGTTAAAATTCTAGTGGTAATTAAATGAGCATATTCAAAAGCCACTGTTTTTTGGCGTTGTAAGAAAAGCCCTTGGAACTTCATACCAAAGAAATAAATTGGTTCTTTAGGTTGAAATATGAGCTTTAAAGCCACCCAGTTGGTAAGATATCCCGTGAGGATACCGAATAGTGGTAACAACCACCATGGATTAAAAAAGTAGGCAATCACCATTTGAATCAAACCAAAAAGGAATCCGAAGATTAACCCAGATTTCTCTATGAACTTAAATTCATCCTTTCCACATTTCCAGAAAATGGTATTCAATAGGTCAGGGTGAGTAGTTACGGTATCAAGAGTAAGTTCTTTTAGGTCCAGCATTTCACGAATATTTTGTCCGATATCATGCAAAACTCTTTCAGTCACTTTAGGCACTCTTTCCTCAATAGACTCATATATTTTTAGACGAACAGTATCTGGAGCGTTTTCCCATACAGTAGGTAATTCAGAACGCATCACAAGATCTACCGCATTTCTAGTCACCTGCGATACTGATTCTTTAATTTCATCATTGACAACATCAGGATCTAATAGTGCAAATTGTTCTTCAATACGAAGTAATTTACTGGTAATCAGATCAACAGCTTTAGATGCTATGGAAATAGATTTAGCAGGAATTATTCCCTGCCATCCAAAAGGTTTGATACCCCAAAATTCAACGGGGTAAAACATCATTTTAATGGCAGCAGCATTGGTGAACCATCCAACAAACCCACTTATTAATGGGATGGAGATATATAAAAAAAAGTCTGATGCTGTTAAGTTGTCCATAATACAAAGTTATAGATTTCTGCATGAGTTGAAAATGTTTTCCATAGTAGAATTATATCGTGGATTGTTTCATCTTTGAAATAACCGATTATTACACGAGTATAAACGAGTAATACACGGTTAAGAGAGTAAAATGTTTTAAATTGAAATATGTTAAATATATATCCCTTTTATATTGTAAATAGTCTTATGATACTATTTAAGTACATTTTACTTATAATAAGTAAGTTATGATATTTGTATTCTATATTAGAATTGTTAACGATCAACTTTGAATTGTGAAAGTTGATTGATAAATTGAGGAAATAATTATTACTAATGGATATATGCCATATGGCGTATATCCGGTAAATTTAGATGGATAAACGCCATGGCGTTTATCCAATGTTAGCACCAACCTCGATACAAATGAAGCTGAGTAGAATATTTAATACTAAAAAAACAACTAAGAAATTAGTAAAATTTGTTGCAGGTGATTTAAATAGGCCAGAAATCGAATTTGATTACGGAAAAATATTTGAACAATCAGATAATTCAATAATTATTGCGGCAAGTAAAAATCAAATAGAACTATTAACTGACCTACTGAATGATTTAGAACCACCTTTTTATATTTTGTATGTTTTAGTTGTTTCGAGAATAGGACAAGAATTAGGAAGATATCAATCACCAATTTTTGAAACAAAAAGAGAATTGACTGAATTCCTTAATCGGTACCAAAAGTATTTTGAGACTGACGCAAGACACCATATTTGGATTGGAACTGTTGAAAATAATGGACTTTTAGTTTATGACCAACACAACGTTGTATTTGCATATGGAAATATAAATAAGTTCAGAACACGATTAGCTAAAAATAGATATAAGGAACAAGATTTTTCTTTTCCTGTACCACACGGACATTTATATCATGAAGAAAATGATAAATACGAAAAAAGTATTTTAACAGAATTTGAATGGGAACTTTTTCCACTTCAATCAAATGATATTTATGATGAATAAAAGGCAGGTGCTAACATTAGCTAATCTCCATCCATCGGGTGACGCACCCGCTGGTCGTAGTTTAGCATTTACGTTGGTGTGCCACGATGCTGTGGCTTTCCAGTAGGTGCAAATCCTACCTAAGTAATTTACTGTTCACTTAGAAGAGTCACTGACAGTGATCGCCGTGAGGTGGATAGCTGAAGCTCAGTGATCTCAAATAACCAAGCCGTAATACGGAAGTGTGAACCCATAGTAGCTTCGAAAAGGCAGGCGTAGATGGGGAGAGTTTTGACGGTCTCGAACCCTGTTACATTGTATGAATTAACAGTAACATGAAATACAATGATCTACCGGAGTCATAGGGATGGCGTGGTTATAGATGGAAAGTTATGGAACGTGGGAGATCTGTTATTTCAAAGGTTGGCCACCTTAAACAAGCTGATATAAGTATAGCGAAATTCAGCCTGGTAATAACAGAAGTCGGAGGAGCCCATAGTACTGTCTGACTCTAAGGACAACATAACCTTGGATTAGGGAAGGGGCTCTACTTTAGAAACGCTTATATGAAAGACAGAAAGACCTATATTGACACCGCTCTATTAGTAAGTCCATCTTCTACAAAGACAGATGAACAAGTTCGTGTCTTTCAAAGGAAGCTATACATTCGAGCCAAGCAAGATAAAGGTTTTAAAGCCTATAGCCTAAGTGATAAAATGAGCTTAGGCTACGTGTTAGTCGAATCTTACCGTCGTGTAAAACAAAACTATTCCCATGGTAGAGGTGTCGATAATATGTCATTTGATGACATAGAAAAGTATGGAGTATCGAAGTTTCTGAAAGAACTACAATACGAACTCCAAACAAAAACGTATCGTTGCCAAGCCGTTCGTCAAGTTGAAATACCTAAAGAGAAGAAGGGAGAATTTCGCCTTTTAGGCATCCCGACCATAAAAGATAGAGTCGCTCAAATGGCAGTAAAGATGCTAATAGAACCTTTATGGGAAGCGGACTTTATTGATACCTCTTATGGATTTCGCCCGAAACGAGGAGCTCAAGACGCAGTGAAACAAATCAAACAAAACCTATACGAAGGATACCACTTTGTCTATGATGCGGATTTATCGAAATACTTTGATACAATCCCTCATGATAAGTTGTTTGTGTTGTTAAAAGAGCGAATTAGCGATAAAGGAATACTCAATATTATTAAGCAATGGCTCTGTGCTCCCAAACAGTTAAAGAATGGGAAACGAATACAGTCCAAAATGGGTACCCCCCAAGGAGGAGTGATTAGTCCCTTGCTTTCTAATATTTATTTACATGCTTTTGACCGTATTGTTAATAATCCACGAGGTAAGTTTGCCAAAGCCAACATCCGAATAGTACGCTACGCAGATGATTTTGTATTGATGGGTGACTACTATTACAGTAGAGAAATCCTTGAATATATTAATTCAATAATGCGTAGGATGGGTCTAACGATCAACAAGAATAAGACCTCAATTCTTCATGTACACAAGAAGAGTCTATTCTTTCTGGGTTTTGAATTTCGTTATGTTCGTTCCAAGTTTTCATGGAATACCAAGAAATACACGAACATTCGTCCTAGTATTAAATCAAGAAGTAAACTATTTGCCAATATTCGTGAGCTATTATGTATACGACGTCATTGGAAAATAGAACCCTTGATTTACAAACTGAACTCAGTACTATATGGCTGGTTGAACTACTTTTCTATCAGCAAAGTCACCCATATTTGGGAGACGGCTAAGATTATTATCAAACAACTTGACTATAAACTTTTCAAGTGGCTCAAAAGTAAAGGGCGGAAAGCGCATAAGATGCTTCGCCAGCGTCCCTATCGTATCTTTGTCAAAAGCAAAGGTCTGATAGACTTAGAAAAGTATGCTCGCTTGAAAACACTTGCGAAAGCTCAATGAAGAATTCTATCGGTAAGCCGTATGAGGGAAAACTTCACGTACGGTTTGATGAAGGGGGTTCTGATAGTTTTCTCAAAATGATTACATTTATAATTATTTAAACAGAGAGAGCTATCAGGCTCTACTCTACTATGCAAGCCGAAAAAACAAAAAAACTAAATGAATTACTTAAGAATCATAATGATTATGGGATTTATATCTAGCTTATTTGGTTGTGGTCAAGAGAATAGGAAATCAGAAAACAAATCCGATTCTATTAATCCGCTTATAACTAAACCGGTAGAGAATATTTCTGCAACTGACGACCAAAAAGAACGAAGAGCAAAATCTGAAAAAGTATGTGAATCAAATGGTGTTCCAATTTATAAGAATCCAAATTCACTTTTTATTGCCCCAGAAAAAGAATTAGAGTTAAGAACAAAGGACGAAATAGTTGATAGAGCAATTGCATTATTGTATTTAGGGTTGAAAAGCGAAGGACTTGAACAAGTACATTTGGACAAAATGGAAGAAGACTATGGGGTTTCCTCTAAACTATCACCATCGGAAAAAGAATACGCTTACTCCACAAATCCAACTAACCAACAAAGGACTGATGCAAATTGGCGATATGAAAGTTTGCACGTTCTACTTTGGTCTTTAGGTTATATTGATGAATTAATATATCCCAACCAAATGTGTAATGTTGCTGATGATGTGAAAATCATATATGAATTGGGACCTGACAAATTTAGGACACAATCAAAATTGAGAAGTAAGGCAGAAATTCTTGACCAAGCTGATTTAATTTTAAGGTTAGATTGGGCTTGTGTAAGTGCAAGGGTCAAAAATGAAGTTGCTCCTGGTGGTTTGAATTCAAGTGTTGTTTATGAAAGGCATTATGCATTAAACTGGCTAATTAAATATTTAAATCAGGATTGGGACAATATTTCTACGGATACTTAAAAATAAAGCCTGCATACAACAATATGTAAAAATGCATTAAAACGCATTTTACATTAAACGTTGTAGCCAATAAGGGAAAAATAGAACAGAATGAAAAAAATATTAATAATTATGGGAATTTTATCTTTCTTTGGATGTGGAGCAAAAAAATTAACATCAAAAGAAATTGAATTAGTTAATAAGTTGGATTTCAATATTGAACTTATGAAAGAACTGAAAAACGAAACAAAAAATGAATTAATTCAGTTACCAGCAATTGACCAAGAAACAGCAGATATTTTAGACGAATACTATAACGGAATTCACTCAATAACTACAGAAAAAAAAGCTAATTCGATTGTAAAAAAATTAAAAGAAAAATTTAGAGCAAGAGGATATTTAATATTTGCATTCACTGGCGAAAGCGATTCTAAAAGTATCGGAGTTATTAAAGGAACTAACGATCTTGATATTTTACGATATAGAAGAACAGACGGAATTAATCACGATTATGAGAATAACGATATTGTTGCGAAAATATCTGAATGGAATGATAAATTTGGATTGACAGTAATTGGTTGTGGACGAGATTGGCTTGAATTGGAATTTAAAAAATTACCGACTGATTTAGACGCTTTTGCTGACGAGGTTTATGAATTCTGTCCTGATACGGTTGACCAAGGAGTTGGAGAAATAGAAAATTTAAAGCAGCTTATAAAAGAAATGAATGGAATTTGGTTGTGGTGGGATTAAAAAAGTTCTGGCTACAATAATTAGGGCTTAGTTTGGTCTGAAAGACCTAAAATTAAGCCCTAGTTGAACAAAGGCGGTGGTTTACACATCGATGTCTGTATGGAACTTAGGGTAGACTTTTCATTGATATGAAAGGTCTTTTTTGTGACTTATTTTTCAATCATTCCCAAAACAGTCTTTTCCTGAGTATTTCTGAGCAAAGATTTTCACTCAAAAGTACTTGATTTTGGAAAGTAAAGGGTGTAGAAACCTAGGCTTACTTTCATAAGTTGAAAATTTGGAGAATGATGGAGTTAATTTATTGAAGCTGCATTTAGATTTTCCTTTTTTGGAGGAGCTCTTTGTGAAGCAAAACGTGGTATGATCACCATACTTCTTTCCTTACAGCAAGGGTAGACTTTTGGATCATACCCAAGTTTTTCTGACGATATTTTAACCCAATCCCATTCCTTAATTTTAGGAGGTTTCTGACCAATGGAAGTTCTAATTTGAGTAACTTTCTTTTTCTTTATAGCTCCATTGTAAAACCCAAAATGACGTATTCTTCTAAAACCTTTTGGTAGAAGATGCCTGACATATCTCTGTATAAACTCTACATCTGAGAGTGTCATTTCTTTTTTCTTACCGCCTTGTCTATAATCTTTGTAAGAGAAAGTGACTTTACCATCGGAATAGTCCAATAATCTGTGGTTTGAGATAGCTGTTTTATGTGTATATCTACCCAGTTATTGTATGATTTGTTTTGCTCCTCCAAAAGGTCTTTTAGCATACACCACCCATTCTTTTTCAAAACAGTTTCTAGCTACCTCTCCTTCAAGAATAGTTCTCAGAAGCTCATTTTTTCTTATCCCTTGAATGAGTTTCGCCCGGAACATTTTGGCTAAACCTTTAGCAGGAAATAAGTATTTACCTGTTTTATCAGAACATTTCCAATGTTTACCGTTACAAAGAGCACCTCCAGGAATAATGCAATGCAGATGAGGATGCAAAGTAAGGTTTTGTCCCCAAGTATGAAGTACAGTAATCATCCCCATTTCTCCTTGTAGAGACACTCTTCCAAAAGTTTTAATGGTTTCCCAAGCAGCAAAGAAAAGTAAATCATACATCTCCTTAGGATATTTTAGAAACAAGAAGTTTAGATGATGCGGAACTGTAAAAACAGTATGAAAATAGGGAACATCAAGAACTTCCTCTTCTCTTTTTAAAATCCATTTTTCTCTGTATGTAGCTTGACATTTAGGGCAGTTTCTATTTCTACAGCTGTTATATGAAATACGAACCTCTTTACATTTTTCACAATGATCGATATGTCGTCCAAGCTTTGCTGTTCTACATAAAGTCATCGCATGTAAATCATACTTTTGCCTTGCTAAAAATTGAGTGGATTCCCTCCAAAATTGCTGTTGATTTAGTATATGAGCGATCTCAATTTTTGGTTGCATAGATCTTATCGAATGGAGAAAATGAATTGGATTTTTTAACTGTGGCGAGATTAAGGTAAAGCATAGTTGTTTGTAGAGCTTCGTGTCCTAACAGCTCTTTTAAAGTGAAAGGGTCCATTCCCATTTCGATACAATGAGTGGCATAAGTATGTCTTAAAGTATGAATTGTAACTCTCTTCTTGATGTTCGTTTTCTTAAGTGTTTCTCTGAATAATGATCCGATGGAATTTGTCGCCATGTGTTTACTGGTATCGTATCCTTCAAATAGCCATAATTTCGGTCTTACATGTTTTAGATACTTTTCCAATCCAACTTTCATAGTTTTAGAGAGCGGAACAATTCTATTTTTACTGTATTTAGTGTCACGTATGTAAATTGTCATACGATCAAAATCAATATCAGATACTTTAAGTCGGGCGACTTCTCTTATTCTGAGTCCAGCAGAATAGGTTAAAGCAAATAACACACGGTGTTTTAGGTGTTTGGGTGTTTTAAAAATGATTTTGCATTCTTCCACAGACAAAATATCTGGGATGGTAGCATTTGTTTTCAATGAAGGTAATTTTATGGCTCGATCGTCTCTATCACTTAATCTGAAGACATACCTCAAGGCATAGACATAATGCTTGAAGATGGTGTAAGAAGTGTTTTGTTTTTCTTTGAGAAGTAGCAGATAATCATTAATTTGATCATCGGAAAGTTCAAGTGGGATCTTTTTAAAGTACAATGAGATACTAGCGATAGTACGGATGTAGTTTTTAAAAGTAGAAGAAGACTTTCCACTTAGCGTCATGTTTTGATACACTTGATCAAACATGTTTTTAAAACCAGGAACAACACGTTTCGCTTTTTCGACTATTGTCTCTTTTTTTTCATCTTAGTAAACTATTAATTACAAAATCAATTAAGATATAAAGGTAAGAGATTGTGGGCTTTAGCTAGCGAAGCTTTTGTTCAACATCAATTAAACTCCAATCATGGTTGACCCAATAAACACATAGTTTAGTCATCACGGTGAAACACTTAAGAAAATCTTAACTTGAAAAGAAAAACAGGAATAATAATATTATTTTTAGGACTTTTAGTCATCATGAAATTCTGGATTGGAATTTACACACATGATGAATTTGGCAGTAAAAGAATTTTTGTAAAGCATAGACCGATTTGGAAAACTCACTTCTATTCACCAAGAGGAATGAGTGATTTAAAATTATCTGAAATGACTATTGAAAAGCAAAACGAACAAATACTTTTCGATGAATTTGTTATAGAAAATCAAATAATTGAATAGAATGAAAATAACTCATCTCTATCTACGGCATGACCGGTGTTGCACCCATTTGTATCAATTTATCATATACGTATAGAAATAATGTCAGTCATATCTTTTAGTGGATTAACTCCGATTATTATGGTTATAATGTTAGGACTTATAATGTCCTTTATTTTAGCTATTGTTTTGAGAAAAAGGAGTAAACTCGTTTTTATACCAATTGTTATATTTATATCAATTAGTATTTACTTTGGATTTTCTATCGCTTCTATAATTCATAGCTTCAATGAGCCATTATCAGAAAAACATTTAAAGCAATTATATGAAAATTCAACATCACCAGAAGAGTTAGTTAAGGTCGGACAAATCTATACTCTGACAGGAAGGCTAACATTTAGAAATTATATGGGAAAAATGAATTTTGCTGAGCTTTCAGAAACATCTAATCGTAGAGATTCAATTTCTATACTATACGATTATATCAATTTTGAAACAGATATCAAGGATAGAAGCAGTAAGGGTAATGTGATTTATTTGAATAGTGATGATTTTAAAAAAGTATCTGATTTTGAATATGATGAACTTATTAAAAATGAACAAGTAGTTGAGATGATATTAAAATCTGAAAAATTATCTGATAATGAATGGTTATGTTTAAAAGTAATTGATTTAGAGATTAAGAAAGGGAGAACATCAATTTCTGATTAACAATTATGATCATATAATATTAAAAGCTTTCCAAAGACGAATTAGTAATATATTCTTAAAATACATTCAAAGAATAAGTATGAATTTAAAACAACTTACATTAATTCTATTATCATTAGTTTCTTCAAATGCTTTTAGTCAAGATAACATTAGAATTAAAATTGAAAGCATCAAGCTTAATGCTGATACTATTATTTCGAAGCAACTAAAAGACTATGTCCTAAATAAGAATATTGATATTTTAGAGTATTCAAAAATCAAATATACTGATGCAGACGTAGTTGATGAACGAATGGTTCTAATCGACTATTCAAGTGAAAATAACTTGAAATTATCACTTTCAAAAACAATAAACAAACTCAATAGCGATTTAGAAAAAGGCAATTATTATCCTCAAATTGATCTTGATAAAGTAGATGGAAATCTGAATATAGATGATTTTCAAGGAGTTTATGTGGAACTCAAAAGATTGAAAAGTAGTGACATTCTCTTCGAATACAATATTTACTATCCCATGGTAATAAGTGAAGGATTGATAGCAGAATCAGACATGGAAGGTTGGAATTTATCTATTATCAAAAAATCCAATAAAATAGAGAATGGTATCAACCTTGAGTTAAATGATAGTAGTGGAGCAAGCGATAGAAAAGTGAAGCTAAGACTAATTTCAAAAGATACTTATCTTCTCTTGGAGACAGGAAGTTTAAACAAAGGTGAAGGTTATGAATACAGAAAGATAGTTGTCCCATTAAAAAAAGCAAAGCAGCTTCCTATACTAAGGATAATAAATACTGGTGAGTTAGACGATATTTATGACGGGTTTGAAGAAGTGGACTTCAAATCCTATTCTTTTGATAAATAAAAATAAAGTTTGACAAAAGTCGAATGCTACTGAAATAAAGAAGTTTTATACTTTGATAAGAAATAGCTTATTACCATTCAAGTTACAAGAAACCAGAAGTTTACCTATAAAATCACCGCCTTTTTTATTATGAAATTTATACTTTAATGAAAATAATATTTCATAAAGGTGTAATAATCTTTGATTTGAGCCACTAACTAAGAAAAGATTAAAATTATGACTTTACAAAAAGCATTAGATTATTTTCAAAGATTAGTATCTGAGACCAGTAATACATCTGAAATCAAGGTTTATCAAGAATTCATTCGAATTATTTCTAGTTTGAAAGAAAGAGATTTATCTGAAACTGAAATTAAATCGATAGAGACAGAGTTAGCTAGGCTTAATCTAATTTCTGCAACACATCACGATAAAAGATTTTACCAAAAAGCTCTTTCCCAATTTGAGAAATATCTAGCAACAACTTTTTCGTTAGCACCTAAAGGTTATTACGTGAAGAATGGTATAGCTTTAGGAATGACAATTGGTTTGCTTGTTGGAACGGTGTTTTTATCGAATCTAGAGAGATCCATGGGAATAGCACTTGGTATATCAATCGGAATGTTCATTGGTTTAATTATAGGACATTCCTTAGATGTTAAGGCCGTATCTTCTGGTAGAGTAGTTTAATATATAATAACTAAGACTTTGAGCGAAAGTGAGCACCGATTTTTATAATATATCCATTGTACCTTTTTCTGCGATAATCGTAAAGATATGCAGGGCATATACGGATACTCAAGAAGATTTTGAAGATCACTACCAAGAAGTATGTTTGCAAATTTGGAAAAGTAGAAACAGCTTTAAGGGACAGTCTGAATGGTCTACTTGGGTGTATAGACTTTCGTTGAATGTAAACATGACTTTGCTAAAGAAAAGGATAAACGATAAAAAAAGCGCTTCTTCAGATCATATAGCCAGTGATATTACAGAAGAGCCTCAAGCATTTGCCGATGAATCTCTTGATCAACTTTACCGTGCCATTCGCCAATTGTCAGAAGTAGACAGAGCAGTAATTCTTCTTTATTTAGAAGAAAAATCATATCAAGAAATTGCAGATATTATTGGTACCAATCCAAATAATATTGGGGTACGTATTAAACGAATTAAAGAACGCTTAAAAAAAATATTAGATGGAAAAATCAATTGAAACAATGTGGAAAGAAGGGTTTCTCAATAAAGATGCTTTAGTAGCACCAAAAGTGAACAATTTATACAATAAAAAGTCATTACATATTTCAGCTAAATTCAAGAGGATGTTCTTGAATAATATTTTGGGAATAATAATTTGTTCGAGCCTCTTATTTATTGGTTCCTACTTTGCAGGAGCTCTAATAGCGGGTAGTATAGTTTTGATAATGATGTTATATGTTGCCT includes the following:
- a CDS encoding MORN repeat-containing protein, with protein sequence MKNILSILILFVLISNISFAQCITGNCDDGFGKMIYKNQDVYEGTWKNGYPNGKGKFTYAHSVYEGEFLNGNFEGDGKITWENGTVYKGSFEKNEFDGNGIMLWADGSRYEGHFVDGELYGNGNLAYSNGDEYRGNFSKGKPDGKGVYYYKDGRKYVGMFSKGFFKGEGTLIEKDGTYYSGMFKKGMKNGKGKLVESDKVINGYWVNDKLNKKFSEEKVTQNKDQDSK
- a CDS encoding DUF445 domain-containing protein; amino-acid sequence: MDNLTASDFFLYISIPLISGFVGWFTNAAAIKMMFYPVEFWGIKPFGWQGIIPAKSISIASKAVDLITSKLLRIEEQFALLDPDVVNDEIKESVSQVTRNAVDLVMRSELPTVWENAPDTVRLKIYESIEERVPKVTERVLHDIGQNIREMLDLKELTLDTVTTHPDLLNTIFWKCGKDEFKFIEKSGLIFGFLFGLIQMVIAYFFNPWWLLPLFGILTGYLTNWVALKLIFQPKEPIYFFGMKFQGLFLQRQKTVAFEYAHLITTRILTIERIFRYTLRNTGKDKLSEIFKLRISELVDETYDEIRLPINSFIDEKLTKKHLDIIKNIAHFTFMSEFHICIRDAFPYAEKVFDLQRKIQQKIEDLPYEDFEGLLRPAFQEDEWILIVVGAILGGCAGLIQFFLLFY
- the ltrA gene encoding group II intron reverse transcriptase/maturase is translated as MKDRKTYIDTALLVSPSSTKTDEQVRVFQRKLYIRAKQDKGFKAYSLSDKMSLGYVLVESYRRVKQNYSHGRGVDNMSFDDIEKYGVSKFLKELQYELQTKTYRCQAVRQVEIPKEKKGEFRLLGIPTIKDRVAQMAVKMLIEPLWEADFIDTSYGFRPKRGAQDAVKQIKQNLYEGYHFVYDADLSKYFDTIPHDKLFVLLKERISDKGILNIIKQWLCAPKQLKNGKRIQSKMGTPQGGVISPLLSNIYLHAFDRIVNNPRGKFAKANIRIVRYADDFVLMGDYYYSREILEYINSIMRRMGLTINKNKTSILHVHKKSLFFLGFEFRYVRSKFSWNTKKYTNIRPSIKSRSKLFANIRELLCIRRHWKIEPLIYKLNSVLYGWLNYFSISKVTHIWETAKIIIKQLDYKLFKWLKSKGRKAHKMLRQRPYRIFVKSKGLIDLEKYARLKTLAKAQ
- a CDS encoding DUF4272 domain-containing protein, producing the protein MGFISSLFGCGQENRKSENKSDSINPLITKPVENISATDDQKERRAKSEKVCESNGVPIYKNPNSLFIAPEKELELRTKDEIVDRAIALLYLGLKSEGLEQVHLDKMEEDYGVSSKLSPSEKEYAYSTNPTNQQRTDANWRYESLHVLLWSLGYIDELIYPNQMCNVADDVKIIYELGPDKFRTQSKLRSKAEILDQADLILRLDWACVSARVKNEVAPGGLNSSVVYERHYALNWLIKYLNQDWDNISTDT
- a CDS encoding DUF4253 domain-containing protein, with the protein product MKKILIIMGILSFFGCGAKKLTSKEIELVNKLDFNIELMKELKNETKNELIQLPAIDQETADILDEYYNGIHSITTEKKANSIVKKLKEKFRARGYLIFAFTGESDSKSIGVIKGTNDLDILRYRRTDGINHDYENNDIVAKISEWNDKFGLTVIGCGRDWLELEFKKLPTDLDAFADEVYEFCPDTVDQGVGEIENLKQLIKEMNGIWLWWD
- a CDS encoding tyrosine-type recombinase/integrase, translated to MFDQVYQNMTLSGKSSSTFKNYIRTIASISLYFKKIPLELSDDQINDYLLLLKEKQNTSYTIFKHYVYALRYVFRLSDRDDRAIKLPSLKTNATIPDILSVEECKIIFKTPKHLKHRVLFALTYSAGLRIREVARLKVSDIDFDRMTIYIRDTKYSKNRIVPLSKTMKVGLEKYLKHVRPKLWLFEGYDTSKHMATNSIGSLFRETLKKTNIKKRVTIHTLRHTYATHCIEMGMDPFTLKELLGHEALQTTMLYLNLATVKKSNSFSPFDKIYATKN
- a CDS encoding RNA polymerase sigma factor → MSTDFYNISIVPFSAIIVKICRAYTDTQEDFEDHYQEVCLQIWKSRNSFKGQSEWSTWVYRLSLNVNMTLLKKRINDKKSASSDHIASDITEEPQAFADESLDQLYRAIRQLSEVDRAVILLYLEEKSYQEIADIIGTNPNNIGVRIKRIKERLKKILDGKIN